The Acomys russatus chromosome 3, mAcoRus1.1, whole genome shotgun sequence genome has a window encoding:
- the Diras2 gene encoding GTP-binding protein Di-Ras2, whose product MPEQSNDYRVAVFGAGGVGKSSLVLRFVKGTFRESYIPTVEDTYRQVISCDKSICTLQITDTTGSHQFPAMQRLSISKGHAFILVYSITSRQSLEELKPIYEQICEIKGDVESIPIMLVGNKCDESPNREVQSGEAEALARTWKCAFMETSAKLNHNVKELFQELLNLEKRRTVSLQIDGKKSKQQKRKEKLKGKCVVM is encoded by the coding sequence ATGCCGGAACAGAGCAATGACTACAGGGTGGCTGTGTTTGGGGCAGGTGGTGTTGGCAAGAGCTCCCTCGTTTTGAGGTTTGTGAAAGGGACCTTCAGGGAGAGCTACATCCCAACGGTGGAAGACACCTACCGGCAGGTCATCAGCTGTGACAAGAGCATATGCACACTGCAGATCACCGACACTACTGGGAGCCACCAGTTCCCGGCCATGCAGCGGCTGTCCATCTCCAAAGGCCATGCCTTCATCCTGGTCTACTCCATCACCAGCCGGCAGTCCCTGGAGGAACTCAAGCCCATCTACGAGCAGATCTGTGAGATCAAGGGGGATGTGGAGAGCATCCCTATCATGCTGGTGGGGAACAAGTGTGATGAGAGCCCCAACCGTGAGGTGCAGAGCGGTGAGGCAGAGGCCTTAGCACGCACGTGGAAGTGCGCCTTCATGGAGACGTCGGCCAAGCTCAACCACAATGTCAAGGAACTCTTTCAGGAGCTCCTCAACCTGGAGAAGCGCAGGACCGTGAGCCTCCAGATCGACGGCAAGAAGAGCAagcagcagaagaggaaggagaagctcaAGGGCAAGTGTGTGGTCATGTGA